The Geotalea uraniireducens Rf4 genome window below encodes:
- a CDS encoding NADH-quinone oxidoreductase subunit A, with translation MSMSTPQKAILPPFNADILPLGLYVAATVLLIGILLLAAWWLGDKKRSAAKEIAYESGVIPTGTARLAYPVPFYLVAIFFIVFDVEAVFIFTWAVAWDELGFPGLIHITAFIIVLLLGLVWLWLKGGLEWGPSKQVRRSKFEVRS, from the coding sequence ATGTCCATGAGCACGCCACAGAAAGCGATTTTGCCCCCGTTCAACGCGGACATCCTGCCGCTCGGGCTCTATGTCGCCGCCACAGTCCTGCTCATCGGCATTCTCCTGCTTGCCGCCTGGTGGCTGGGGGACAAGAAACGCTCGGCAGCCAAGGAGATCGCCTATGAATCCGGCGTGATCCCGACGGGTACGGCCCGCCTCGCCTATCCGGTCCCCTTCTACCTGGTCGCCATATTCTTCATCGTTTTCGACGTGGAAGCGGTATTTATCTTTACTTGGGCCGTTGCCTGGGACGAACTGGGATTTCCCGGCCTTATTCACATCACCGCCTTTATCATCGTGCTGTTGCTGGGACTGGTCTGGCTCTGGCTGAAAGGGGGGCTCGAATGGGGGCCTTCGAAACAGGTTCGACGTTCAAAGTTCGAGGTTCGAAGTTAA
- a CDS encoding thioredoxin family protein has translation MNEAASTYLVGCPACGAANRIPSTKEGQSGKCGNCRASLPPLYLQPVELTDRSFDSFVSRYPGPVLAEFWAPWUPHCRNFAPAVREIARELAGKAAVVQVNTEENPLLSNRFGIRSIPALLILKKGTVLATLSGAQEKRAVLAWFRQNAL, from the coding sequence ATGAACGAAGCCGCTTCCACCTATCTGGTTGGCTGCCCCGCCTGCGGCGCAGCCAACCGCATACCCTCCACCAAAGAAGGCCAATCGGGCAAATGCGGCAATTGCCGTGCATCGCTCCCCCCTCTTTACCTTCAGCCGGTAGAACTGACCGACAGAAGCTTCGATTCCTTCGTTTCCCGCTACCCGGGCCCGGTTCTCGCCGAGTTCTGGGCTCCCTGGTGACCGCACTGCCGAAACTTCGCACCGGCGGTGCGTGAAATTGCCAGAGAGCTTGCCGGCAAGGCAGCAGTCGTACAGGTCAATACCGAGGAAAACCCCCTTCTGTCAAACAGGTTTGGCATCCGCAGCATCCCGGCCCTGCTCATCCTGAAGAAGGGAACAGTGCTGGCCACACTGAGCGGGGCGCAGGAAAAACGGGCCGTTCTCGCCTGGTTCAGACAAAACGCGCTCTGA
- the gcvPB gene encoding aminomethyl-transferring glycine dehydrogenase subunit GcvPB: MKLIYEKSVKGRRGLKLPAGDVPRAADLPADLLREEPAGLPEVSEMDLVRHYTNLSRRNFSVDTNFYPLGSCTMKYNAKIIENTSALFAGSHPMTPLLPGGEAFTQGSLALLHGMGELLAEITGMDEVSCQPLAGAHGEMTGIMLIAAYHRAKGNRKKYVIVPDSSHGTNPASAAMVGYEIITIPSAPYGDMDLDAFRAAMNSEVAAVMMTCPNTLGLFNPHIKEICDIAHEHDALMYYDGANLNAILGKVRPGDVGFDVIHVNLHKTFGTPHGGGGPGSGPVGVKKALIPFLPTPRVIKKGDGDFALEKVNSRSIGRMANFFGNFGVMAKAYAYILMLGREGLIEVSEQAVLNANYMMAQLKDHFDLPYDKSCMHECVFSASRQLKHGVHAIDIAKYLIDRGYHPPTVYFPLNVKEAIMIEPTETESKETMDAFIAVMKEAAAMAEKNPEALHEAPLTMPVSRLDETKAAREQNVCFGPW, from the coding sequence ATGAAACTGATATATGAAAAATCCGTTAAGGGGCGGCGCGGTCTGAAGCTCCCCGCCGGGGATGTGCCGCGTGCTGCCGACCTCCCCGCTGACCTGCTCAGAGAGGAGCCTGCCGGGCTCCCCGAGGTGAGCGAGATGGACCTGGTGCGCCACTATACCAACCTTTCGCGGCGCAACTTCTCGGTGGACACCAACTTCTATCCGCTCGGCTCCTGCACCATGAAGTACAACGCCAAGATCATCGAAAATACGTCGGCCCTTTTCGCCGGCTCACACCCGATGACCCCGCTACTCCCCGGCGGAGAAGCCTTCACCCAAGGCTCTCTCGCATTGCTCCACGGCATGGGAGAGCTCCTGGCGGAGATCACCGGTATGGATGAAGTGAGTTGCCAGCCCTTGGCCGGCGCCCACGGCGAGATGACCGGCATCATGCTGATCGCTGCCTATCATCGGGCCAAGGGGAACCGGAAAAAGTATGTCATCGTCCCCGACTCCTCCCACGGCACCAACCCTGCCAGCGCCGCCATGGTCGGTTACGAGATCATCACCATCCCTTCCGCCCCTTACGGCGACATGGACCTGGACGCATTCAGGGCGGCGATGAACAGCGAGGTGGCTGCGGTGATGATGACCTGCCCCAACACCCTCGGCCTCTTCAACCCGCACATCAAGGAGATCTGCGACATCGCCCACGAGCACGATGCCCTCATGTACTACGACGGGGCCAACCTCAATGCCATCCTCGGCAAGGTGCGTCCCGGCGACGTGGGCTTCGACGTGATACACGTCAACCTGCACAAGACCTTCGGCACCCCTCACGGCGGCGGCGGTCCGGGCAGCGGTCCGGTCGGGGTAAAAAAGGCGCTGATCCCGTTTCTCCCGACGCCCAGGGTAATCAAAAAGGGCGACGGCGACTTTGCCCTGGAAAAAGTCAATTCCCGGAGCATCGGCCGGATGGCCAACTTTTTCGGCAACTTCGGGGTGATGGCCAAGGCGTACGCCTACATCCTCATGCTCGGTCGGGAAGGGCTGATAGAGGTGAGCGAGCAGGCGGTGCTCAACGCCAACTACATGATGGCGCAGCTCAAGGATCATTTCGACCTCCCCTATGACAAGAGCTGCATGCACGAATGCGTATTCTCCGCCTCCCGGCAGCTCAAGCACGGGGTGCATGCCATCGACATAGCCAAATACCTCATCGACCGGGGCTACCACCCGCCGACGGTTTATTTCCCGCTCAACGTCAAGGAGGCGATCATGATCGAGCCCACCGAGACGGAGAGCAAGGAGACCATGGATGCCTTCATCGCCGTGATGAAAGAGGCCGCGGCAATGGCAGAGAAAAATCCCGAAGCGCTCCACGAGGCGCCGCTCACCATGCCGGTCAGCCGCCTCGACGAAACCAAGGCCGCCAGGGAACAGAACGTCTGTTTCGGGCCGTGGTGA
- the gcvPA gene encoding aminomethyl-transferring glycine dehydrogenase subunit GcvPA codes for MSYCPNTPEDIREMLAAIGVASVDALFAPIPAGLRARSFALPDGTSEQELLRQMKQLAGTDRPVTGFIGGGYYDHYIPAVVDHLSGRAEFYTAYTPYQPECSQGTLQALFEYQTAICRLTGMEVSNASLYDGGTALAEAAMMALRVTGRNRLVIDGSVNPFSREIVRTYLTNLGVEIVEIPARDGLADRPALTAALTDLTAAVILQNPNFFGSVEDLSDIALTAHANGALLIASVYPISLGLVKSPGAMGADIVVGDGQSLGNPLSFGGPSFGFIATTKKYIRNLPGRIIGETVDKSGRRGFVLTLQAREQHIKRHKATSNICSNQSLCALRGMIFLASVGKEGLVDLARLNRDKAEYAKGLLGSIKGVKLLNTAPTFNEFTIVLPKDAAEVAERLLGKGVAAGVPLGAYYHGMDNCLVVTVTEKRTRDEIDALAKELEGAL; via the coding sequence ATGAGCTACTGTCCCAATACTCCGGAGGATATCCGGGAAATGCTTGCCGCCATTGGCGTGGCGAGTGTCGATGCGCTGTTCGCGCCGATTCCGGCAGGGCTAAGGGCCCGGTCGTTCGCCCTGCCCGACGGCACGTCCGAGCAGGAACTGCTCCGACAGATGAAACAACTGGCCGGAACCGACCGACCGGTAACCGGCTTTATCGGCGGCGGCTATTACGACCATTATATCCCGGCGGTGGTGGATCACCTTTCCGGCCGCGCCGAGTTCTATACCGCCTACACCCCCTATCAGCCGGAATGTTCCCAGGGGACCCTCCAGGCGCTCTTCGAGTACCAGACCGCCATCTGCCGGCTGACCGGCATGGAAGTCAGCAACGCCTCCCTTTACGATGGCGGTACTGCCCTGGCCGAGGCGGCGATGATGGCCCTGCGCGTCACCGGTCGGAACCGGCTGGTGATCGACGGCTCGGTCAATCCGTTCAGCCGTGAAATCGTCAGGACCTACCTGACGAACCTGGGGGTGGAGATAGTCGAGATTCCCGCACGGGACGGCCTGGCCGACCGGCCGGCCCTTACCGCCGCCCTGACCGACCTGACCGCCGCGGTTATCCTGCAAAACCCCAACTTCTTCGGCTCGGTAGAGGACCTGAGCGACATCGCCCTGACCGCCCATGCCAACGGCGCGCTCCTCATCGCATCGGTCTATCCGATCAGCCTCGGGCTGGTGAAAAGCCCCGGCGCCATGGGGGCCGATATCGTCGTCGGCGACGGCCAGAGCCTGGGGAACCCGCTCTCTTTCGGCGGCCCGTCCTTCGGCTTTATCGCCACGACCAAGAAATACATCCGCAACCTTCCCGGCAGGATCATCGGCGAGACCGTGGACAAGAGCGGCCGGCGCGGCTTCGTCCTCACCCTCCAGGCCCGCGAGCAGCACATAAAAAGACACAAGGCGACCTCCAACATCTGCAGCAACCAGAGCCTCTGCGCCCTGCGCGGCATGATCTTCCTTGCCAGCGTCGGCAAGGAGGGGCTGGTTGATCTGGCCCGCCTCAACCGCGACAAGGCGGAATATGCCAAGGGGCTCCTCGGCTCGATCAAGGGTGTCAAACTCCTCAACACGGCACCGACCTTCAACGAGTTCACCATTGTTCTCCCCAAAGACGCCGCAGAAGTCGCAGAAAGGCTCCTCGGCAAAGGGGTTGCAGCCGGCGTGCCGCTCGGCGCCTACTACCACGGAATGGACAACTGCCTGGTGGTAACGGTGACGGAGAAACGGACCAGGGACGAGATAGACGCTTTGGCAAAAGAGCTGGAGGGGGCGTTATGA
- the gcvH gene encoding glycine cleavage system protein GcvH has protein sequence MTETYFTKEHEWVKIKDGVASIGISEHAAHELGDITFVELPQVGKTVKQFEVLAGIESVKAASDIYAPLSGKVTKVNEALNDTPEIVNEAAEDAGWIAWLEPSDISEVKNLLSKAEYDEYLKGLE, from the coding sequence ATGACGGAAACCTATTTCACCAAGGAACACGAGTGGGTAAAGATCAAGGACGGGGTCGCCAGCATCGGCATCAGCGAACATGCGGCCCACGAACTGGGGGACATCACCTTTGTCGAACTTCCGCAGGTGGGCAAGACGGTCAAGCAGTTCGAGGTTCTGGCCGGCATCGAGTCGGTAAAGGCGGCGAGCGACATCTACGCCCCGCTTTCGGGCAAGGTGACAAAAGTGAATGAGGCGCTCAACGACACCCCCGAGATCGTCAACGAAGCTGCCGAGGACGCAGGCTGGATAGCCTGGCTTGAGCCGTCCGACATATCCGAAGTAAAAAATCTGCTGAGCAAAGCGGAATACGACGAGTACCTGAAAGGGCTGGAATAA